One Williamsia phyllosphaerae DNA segment encodes these proteins:
- a CDS encoding Rv0361 family membrane protein: MATTDSSVNPSGPDTPDDPGWKAAWPFLIAVVIVVLALGAIGLFHFVRPASERLTDTAKITHAINDYYTAKNSITYDKFRDASCETDQKASTFPSAATFRDAAQRSRDEHGNIVVTDITETAVNGASATANMHWNYNKNPSNQVLPLSLVKQGDDWKVCGPKGP, encoded by the coding sequence ATGGCAACGACCGACTCCTCTGTGAACCCGTCCGGACCGGATACACCGGACGACCCGGGGTGGAAGGCCGCCTGGCCGTTTCTCATCGCCGTCGTCATCGTGGTCCTCGCGCTCGGCGCGATCGGTCTGTTCCATTTCGTCCGGCCCGCGTCCGAGCGGCTCACCGACACCGCCAAGATCACGCACGCGATCAACGACTACTACACGGCCAAGAACTCGATCACCTACGACAAGTTCCGTGACGCGAGCTGCGAGACCGACCAGAAGGCGTCGACCTTCCCGTCGGCCGCGACCTTCCGCGACGCCGCGCAGCGCTCGCGGGACGAGCACGGCAACATCGTCGTCACCGACATCACCGAGACCGCGGTCAACGGCGCGTCCGCGACGGCGAACATGCACTGGAACTACAACAAGAACCCGTCGAACCAGGTCCTGCCGTTGTCGCTGGTGAAGCAGGGTGACGACTGGAAGGTCTGCGGACCGAAGGGCCCGTGA
- a CDS encoding O-succinylhomoserine sulfhydrylase — MVIPQGRDLPPGVSPETIGVRGGLMRSGFDETSEAMFLNSGYVYSSAAAAERAFTGEDQRFVYSRYGNPTVAMFQERLRLLDGAEACFATASGMAAVFVSLGALLKAGDRLVAARSLFGSCFVVCNEILPRWGVETVFVDGEDLSQWEEALSVPTTAVFFETPSNPMQSLVDVAKVSELAHAAGAQVVLDNVFATPLLQRGFELGADVVVYSGTKHIDGQGRVMGGAVLGSKEYIDGPVQTLMRHTGPAMSPFNAWTLLKGLETLRLRVDASTASALRIAQFLEDDPRVKWVKYPFLQSHPQYELARGQMTGGGTVVTFELNDRDDVTGKLRAFEVLDKLAIVDISNNLGDAKSLITHPATTTHRAMGPDGRAAIGLSDSVVRLSVGLEGVEDLVGDLNQAL, encoded by the coding sequence ATCGTGATTCCGCAGGGCCGCGACCTCCCACCCGGCGTCTCCCCGGAGACGATCGGCGTCCGTGGCGGTCTCATGCGTTCCGGATTCGACGAGACGTCGGAGGCGATGTTCCTCAACTCGGGGTACGTCTACTCCTCGGCCGCCGCGGCCGAACGGGCGTTCACCGGCGAGGACCAGCGTTTCGTCTACTCCCGGTACGGCAATCCGACGGTCGCCATGTTCCAGGAGCGTCTGCGTCTGCTCGACGGCGCCGAGGCGTGTTTCGCCACCGCCAGCGGGATGGCCGCCGTGTTCGTGTCGTTGGGCGCGCTGCTGAAGGCCGGTGACCGGTTGGTCGCCGCCCGCAGCCTGTTCGGGTCGTGCTTCGTGGTGTGTAACGAGATCCTGCCGCGCTGGGGTGTCGAGACCGTCTTCGTCGACGGGGAGGACCTCTCGCAGTGGGAGGAGGCGCTGTCGGTGCCGACCACGGCGGTGTTCTTCGAGACGCCGTCGAACCCGATGCAGTCGCTCGTCGACGTCGCGAAGGTGTCGGAGCTCGCCCACGCGGCCGGTGCACAGGTGGTGTTGGACAACGTCTTCGCGACGCCGCTGCTGCAGCGCGGGTTCGAACTCGGAGCCGACGTCGTGGTCTATTCCGGCACCAAGCACATCGACGGCCAGGGTCGGGTGATGGGCGGCGCGGTACTCGGTTCCAAGGAGTACATCGACGGCCCGGTGCAGACCCTGATGCGGCACACCGGTCCTGCCATGAGTCCGTTCAACGCGTGGACGCTCCTCAAGGGGCTCGAGACGCTGCGCCTTCGGGTCGACGCCTCGACCGCCTCCGCGTTGCGGATCGCGCAGTTCCTCGAGGACGACCCGCGGGTCAAATGGGTGAAATACCCGTTCCTGCAGTCACATCCGCAGTACGAGCTCGCTCGTGGGCAGATGACCGGTGGCGGCACGGTGGTCACGTTCGAACTCAACGACCGCGACGACGTCACCGGCAAACTGCGCGCGTTCGAGGTGCTCGACAAGCTCGCGATCGTCGACATCTCCAACAATCTGGGTGACGCGAAGTCGCTGATCACCCACCCCGCGACCACGACCCATCGGGCGATGGGGCCCGACGGGCGCGCCGCGATCGGACTCTCGGACAGCGTCGTCCGACTCTCGGTGGGCCTGGAGGGCGTCGAGGATCTCGTCGGCGACCTGAACCAGGCCCTGTAG
- a CDS encoding aminotransferase class V-fold PLP-dependent enzyme has translation MTAVAPTPITFPRADTFFEPVRVQRTAPAGPGPIADLVGADITTALDGDERSVRYVNLDYAASAPALSVVAAEIGQALPQYASVHRGAGYLSQLTTDRYEKARVSVRRFVRARADDHVIFTRNTTDAINLLAGATPGDTVVLDIEHHANLLPWKRSGARVVTCRPTLAETITALSEELQRSPAALLAVTGASNVTGEVLPLTTLADIAHSAGARILVDAAQLAPHRALNMVSHGIDYLVFSGHKLYAPFGCGVLAGRGDWLDSAEPYLAGGGATVDVRGFDTAVDDGSDTDVQWATGPARHEAGTPNVLGAVAIAAACDAITDLGHERIGLHEHALRCRLDAGLDSISGVEPLSIWSDASDRVGIAAFCIAGRTPRAVAEFLNDSHGIGVRDGRFCAHPLLNRLGHPEGAVRVSFGLGTGADDIDRLLYALRHLTATASEGSR, from the coding sequence ATGACTGCTGTAGCCCCCACCCCGATCACGTTCCCGCGGGCCGACACTTTCTTCGAACCCGTCCGCGTGCAACGGACCGCTCCGGCCGGGCCCGGACCGATCGCCGACCTGGTGGGTGCGGACATCACCACCGCGCTCGACGGCGACGAACGTTCGGTCCGCTACGTCAACCTCGACTACGCGGCCAGCGCACCGGCGCTGTCGGTCGTGGCCGCCGAGATCGGCCAGGCCCTGCCTCAGTACGCCAGCGTCCACCGCGGGGCCGGGTACCTGTCGCAGCTGACCACCGATCGGTACGAGAAGGCGCGGGTGTCGGTGCGTCGGTTCGTCCGGGCCCGCGCCGACGACCACGTGATCTTCACCCGCAACACCACCGACGCGATCAACCTGCTCGCGGGCGCAACCCCCGGCGACACCGTTGTCCTCGACATCGAGCACCATGCGAATCTGTTGCCCTGGAAGCGATCCGGGGCCCGCGTGGTCACCTGTCGGCCGACGCTCGCCGAGACGATCACCGCCCTGTCGGAGGAACTCCAGCGCTCTCCCGCGGCGCTGCTGGCCGTGACCGGCGCGTCCAACGTCACCGGTGAGGTACTCCCACTGACCACCCTCGCCGACATCGCGCACAGCGCCGGCGCCCGCATCCTGGTCGACGCCGCGCAACTCGCCCCGCACCGCGCGCTGAACATGGTCAGCCACGGCATCGACTACCTCGTGTTCTCCGGTCACAAGCTCTACGCACCGTTCGGGTGCGGCGTGCTGGCCGGACGCGGCGACTGGCTCGACTCGGCCGAGCCGTACCTCGCGGGCGGGGGAGCCACCGTCGACGTCCGCGGATTCGACACCGCAGTCGACGACGGTTCCGACACCGACGTGCAGTGGGCCACCGGCCCGGCGCGTCACGAGGCCGGTACCCCGAATGTGCTCGGCGCGGTCGCGATCGCCGCGGCATGCGACGCGATCACCGACCTCGGCCACGAGCGGATCGGTCTGCACGAGCACGCTCTGCGCTGCCGCCTCGACGCCGGCCTCGACTCGATCTCCGGGGTCGAACCACTGTCGATCTGGTCCGACGCCTCCGACCGGGTGGGCATCGCCGCGTTCTGCATCGCGGGGCGGACGCCGCGTGCGGTCGCCGAGTTCCTCAACGACTCCCACGGAATCGGCGTCCGCGATGGACGGTTCTGCGCCCATCCGTTGTTGAACCGTCTGGGTCACCCCGAGGGGGCGGTCCGCGTCAGCTTCGGCCTCGGAACCGGCGCCGACGACATCGACCGACTCCTCTACGCACTGCGGCACCTCACCGCGACAGCATCGGAAGGCTCCAGATGA
- a CDS encoding DedA family protein, giving the protein MIDWLIGVIETTPPWVVYLLVWTLVYTESAALLGLILPGETALLTGGVAAAIGSTNVGWLIAGACVAAIAGDATGFTLGRHFGPRVVNSRFGRRIGAQRWDKVSRAVKHRGIPAVIAARWIGYVRTLTPFVAGMSRMPVKLYLTANVIGGLVWVIAVGMLGYLVGAAVGARLLLYGGLIVGVLVLLYFAVAWWRERRRNAAVPVDETV; this is encoded by the coding sequence GTGATCGATTGGTTGATCGGCGTCATCGAGACGACTCCGCCATGGGTGGTCTACCTGCTGGTGTGGACGTTGGTCTACACCGAGTCGGCCGCGCTGCTCGGGCTGATCCTGCCCGGCGAGACCGCCCTGCTGACCGGCGGTGTCGCGGCCGCGATCGGATCGACCAACGTCGGCTGGCTGATCGCGGGCGCGTGCGTCGCCGCGATCGCCGGCGACGCAACGGGTTTCACGCTCGGACGGCACTTCGGGCCGCGGGTGGTCAACTCCCGGTTCGGCCGGAGGATCGGTGCGCAACGGTGGGACAAGGTGTCGCGCGCGGTCAAACACCGGGGGATCCCGGCGGTCATCGCCGCGCGCTGGATCGGGTACGTCCGCACCCTGACGCCGTTCGTCGCGGGGATGTCGCGGATGCCGGTGAAGCTCTACCTCACCGCCAACGTGATCGGTGGGTTGGTCTGGGTCATCGCGGTCGGGATGCTCGGCTACCTCGTCGGCGCCGCGGTCGGTGCGCGGTTGCTGCTCTACGGCGGCCTGATCGTCGGTGTGCTGGTCCTGCTCTACTTCGCGGTCGCCTGGTGGCGCGAGCGGCGCCGCAACGCGGCCGTCCCGGTCGACGAGACCGTCTGA
- a CDS encoding HNH endonuclease signature motif containing protein yields MAIATTTPAPETGVPLVSQLAADEGHTAAELIEILAHCRAVHASADYRMLQAASLIHDEREEDHLSEIAGVDSGEASSMADLADRTDAARLGCGPRADFGPDGLQRAVAEVGAVLNLPPARAREIITAGADLRHRLPLTGHALAVGRIDLATFLVAVSRTRLCSSETIADVDAHLAQAIFARPPMSRARFTVMVDAIIAQIDSDALLRRRARAAADRKVSVRPDHHAPGQSRLSASLPMESAAEFDARLTVMSDEPHSSDPRTLDQRRADALVALSRGRLHLPCECDDCTTTAEPEQVQPATTTDAPTADEESGPEHAATHTCECHCDTAARPTFHIVVNLSTLLGLDDDPGFLDGNGIIDADTMRSLLAQAEREFIRPEPPTPDATGYRPSKKLQALIRAGELCCTFPGCSAPAWHTDLDHTDPFSTGGRTTRTNLKPLCRFHHRIKTFTAWRDHQDEMGTVFFQSPTGHMFLGNAYTGTDLFTALRSPPSPTDHPARRHLDALRTRQRDAHARLIEHNREAEPPPPF; encoded by the coding sequence ATGGCCATCGCGACCACCACCCCCGCACCCGAGACCGGTGTGCCGTTGGTGTCGCAACTCGCTGCCGACGAGGGCCACACCGCGGCTGAGCTGATCGAGATCCTGGCGCACTGTCGCGCAGTCCACGCCTCCGCGGACTACCGGATGTTGCAGGCCGCCAGCCTGATCCACGACGAACGCGAGGAAGACCACCTCAGCGAGATCGCCGGGGTCGATTCCGGTGAGGCGTCCTCGATGGCCGATCTCGCCGACCGGACGGATGCGGCTCGACTCGGGTGCGGTCCACGCGCCGACTTCGGGCCCGACGGCCTACAACGCGCGGTCGCCGAGGTCGGAGCCGTGCTGAACCTGCCGCCGGCACGCGCCCGCGAGATCATCACCGCCGGCGCCGATCTCCGCCATCGCCTTCCACTGACCGGCCACGCCCTCGCCGTCGGCCGGATCGACCTGGCCACGTTCCTCGTCGCCGTCTCCCGCACCCGGTTGTGCTCGTCGGAGACCATCGCCGACGTCGACGCCCATCTCGCGCAGGCAATCTTCGCCCGCCCACCGATGTCACGAGCGCGGTTCACCGTGATGGTCGACGCCATCATCGCCCAGATCGACTCCGACGCACTGCTACGTCGCCGCGCCCGCGCCGCCGCCGACCGCAAGGTCTCCGTCCGCCCCGACCACCACGCACCCGGCCAATCACGGCTCAGCGCATCCCTACCGATGGAGTCCGCCGCCGAGTTCGACGCACGGCTGACCGTCATGTCCGACGAACCCCACAGCAGCGATCCCCGGACCCTCGACCAGCGTCGCGCCGACGCGTTGGTCGCCCTGTCCCGCGGCCGACTCCACCTCCCGTGCGAATGCGACGACTGCACCACCACAGCCGAACCCGAGCAGGTTCAGCCCGCCACCACGACAGACGCCCCCACGGCCGACGAGGAGTCCGGCCCCGAGCACGCGGCGACCCACACATGCGAGTGCCACTGCGACACGGCCGCCCGACCCACCTTCCACATCGTGGTCAACCTGTCGACGCTGCTCGGCCTCGACGACGACCCCGGCTTCCTCGACGGCAACGGCATCATCGACGCCGACACCATGCGCTCACTCCTCGCCCAGGCAGAACGCGAGTTCATCCGCCCCGAACCACCCACACCGGACGCCACCGGCTACCGACCCAGCAAGAAACTCCAGGCGCTGATCCGCGCCGGCGAATTGTGCTGCACCTTCCCCGGATGCAGCGCCCCCGCATGGCACACCGATCTCGACCACACCGACCCGTTCAGCACAGGCGGCCGCACCACGCGCACAAACCTCAAACCCCTGTGCCGATTTCACCACCGCATCAAGACCTTCACCGCCTGGCGCGACCACCAGGACGAGATGGGGACCGTGTTCTTCCAATCCCCCACCGGCCACATGTTCCTCGGCAACGCCTACACCGGCACCGACCTGTTCACCGCACTGCGGTCGCCACCATCACCCACCGACCACCCCGCCCGCCGACACCTCGACGCCCTACGAACACGGCAGCGAGATGCTCACGCACGACTCATCGAACACAACCGGGAGGCAGAACCACCCCCACCGTTCTGA
- a CDS encoding MarR family winged helix-turn-helix transcriptional regulator — protein MSRLAHVDELIAVLSRYGRIKERLAVTKLKTPEGIVETAAYQCMFRLAIAPLRSGELAEQIFADPSTVSRHIAHLVDLGYVRREADPRDGRATILVLTDTGNRQVEAVRKHRLHALEAMLDEFSDDEIDNLTHLMSRFVDAAEVLAHRVDDTVTPDQPRHEEATR, from the coding sequence ATGTCGCGTCTCGCGCATGTCGACGAACTCATCGCGGTGCTCTCGCGGTACGGGCGGATCAAGGAACGGCTCGCCGTCACCAAGCTCAAGACCCCGGAAGGGATCGTCGAGACCGCGGCGTATCAGTGTATGTTCCGGCTCGCGATCGCGCCCTTGCGTTCGGGTGAGTTGGCCGAGCAGATCTTCGCCGACCCCTCCACCGTCAGCAGGCACATCGCCCACCTCGTCGACCTCGGCTACGTCCGACGCGAGGCCGATCCCCGCGACGGCCGCGCGACGATCCTGGTCCTCACCGACACGGGCAACCGTCAGGTCGAGGCCGTACGCAAGCACCGGTTGCACGCGCTCGAGGCCATGCTCGACGAGTTCTCCGACGACGAGATCGACAACCTCACCCACTTGATGTCCCGATTCGTCGATGCAGCCGAGGTGCTCGCGCACCGGGTCGACGACACCGTCACACCAGATCAACCACGACACGAAGAGGCAACACGATGA
- a CDS encoding ABC transporter substrate-binding protein, translated as MHRRLSVAVTAVAATLVLGATAACSPPSEDSATESSASVEPGALPVTIDHRYGSTEIETAASRVATLGPGDADTLLALGITPTTMVPFSDPTEKTVVTPWNKDLLGENRPVILAGASQDLASAVTKAIATNPQLIVAVNNAVTQNVYDNLAKVTDTIVRPAQYEDWQVPWTASTTEIGTAVGKPEETKKLVADTEQKFADAKAANPQLAGRTSAVILGSTGGGVSIYSPGDGRGQILTNLGMTFPESLKSTITNGFYGSISDENLNLLGGLDKLVVTDYAGSTEKLKANPAFTNLDVVKRGDVVYVDAETGSAMSVPTVLTIPWVLDKLVPQLAS; from the coding sequence ATGCACCGTCGCCTGAGCGTCGCCGTCACCGCCGTCGCCGCGACCCTCGTCCTGGGGGCGACCGCCGCGTGCTCGCCCCCCTCCGAGGACAGCGCAACCGAGAGCTCGGCATCCGTCGAACCGGGCGCCCTGCCGGTGACGATCGACCACCGCTACGGGTCGACCGAGATCGAGACCGCGGCCTCTCGCGTCGCGACGCTGGGCCCCGGCGACGCCGACACCCTGCTGGCGCTGGGCATCACGCCCACCACGATGGTGCCGTTCTCGGACCCGACCGAGAAGACCGTCGTCACGCCGTGGAACAAGGACCTCCTCGGCGAGAACCGCCCGGTGATACTCGCCGGCGCCTCACAGGACCTCGCGAGCGCGGTGACCAAGGCCATCGCGACCAACCCGCAGCTCATCGTCGCGGTCAACAACGCGGTGACGCAGAACGTCTACGACAACCTCGCGAAGGTCACCGACACCATCGTCCGTCCCGCGCAGTACGAGGACTGGCAGGTCCCGTGGACCGCGTCGACCACCGAGATCGGCACGGCCGTCGGCAAGCCCGAGGAGACGAAGAAGCTCGTCGCCGACACCGAGCAGAAGTTCGCCGACGCGAAGGCGGCCAACCCGCAGCTGGCGGGCCGCACGAGCGCGGTCATCCTGGGCTCCACCGGTGGCGGCGTCAGCATCTACAGCCCCGGCGACGGTCGCGGCCAGATCCTCACCAACCTCGGGATGACGTTCCCGGAGTCGCTGAAGAGCACGATCACCAACGGGTTCTACGGGTCGATCTCCGACGAGAACCTCAACCTGCTGGGCGGTCTCGACAAGCTCGTGGTGACCGACTACGCGGGGTCGACCGAGAAGCTGAAGGCCAACCCCGCGTTCACCAATCTCGACGTCGTCAAGCGTGGCGACGTGGTCTACGTCGACGCCGAGACCGGCAGCGCGATGTCGGTGCCGACGGTGCTCACGATCCCGTGGGTGCTCGACAAGCTGGTGCCGCAGCTGGCGAGCTGA
- a CDS encoding FAD-dependent oxidoreductase, which yields MSAENRPLRVAIVGAGPAGIYAADALMKSDTAKERGVSIDLFERMPAPFGLIRYGVAPDHPRIKGIITALHKVLDKPQVRLLGNVDYGTDITLDDFKSLYDAVIFSTGATDDRAMDIPGIDLDGSYGAAQFVAWYDGHPDFPRTWPLDAEKVAVIGVGNVALDVARVLAKTGEELLPTEIPPNVYSGLTNNKAIEVHVFGRRGPAQAKFTPLELKELDHSPTIEVIVDPEDIDYDEGSAVARRGSKITDQVATIIENYAIREPGDRPHKLFLHFFESPVEILGADGKVVGLRTERTQLDGTGNVKPTGKMTDWDLGAVYRAVGYLSDNLPQIPFDEQAGVIPNEAGRIFDDGEHLVGLYTTGWVKRGPIGLIGHTKGDANETVECILDDMKADNLNAPGSPEESAVIELLESRSIPFTTWDGWYRLDEHERALGEAEGRERVKVVERDAMLAAAEPDKVTKA from the coding sequence ATGAGCGCTGAGAACCGTCCGCTGCGAGTCGCCATCGTCGGTGCCGGCCCTGCCGGTATCTATGCCGCGGACGCGCTGATGAAGTCGGACACCGCCAAGGAGCGCGGGGTGAGCATCGATCTGTTCGAGCGGATGCCCGCACCGTTCGGGTTGATCCGCTACGGCGTGGCCCCGGACCACCCGCGGATCAAGGGCATCATCACCGCCCTGCACAAGGTCCTCGACAAGCCGCAGGTCCGCCTGTTGGGCAACGTCGACTACGGCACTGACATCACCCTCGACGACTTCAAGTCCCTCTACGACGCGGTGATCTTCTCCACCGGCGCGACCGACGACCGGGCGATGGACATCCCCGGCATCGATCTCGACGGTTCCTACGGCGCCGCGCAGTTCGTCGCCTGGTACGACGGGCACCCCGACTTCCCCCGCACCTGGCCGCTCGACGCCGAGAAGGTCGCGGTCATCGGTGTCGGCAACGTCGCACTCGACGTCGCGCGGGTGTTGGCCAAGACCGGTGAGGAACTCCTGCCCACGGAGATCCCGCCGAACGTCTACTCCGGTCTGACGAACAACAAGGCGATAGAGGTGCACGTCTTCGGACGCCGCGGACCCGCCCAGGCCAAGTTCACCCCGCTCGAGCTCAAAGAGCTCGACCACTCCCCGACCATCGAGGTCATCGTCGACCCGGAGGACATCGACTACGACGAGGGTTCCGCCGTCGCCCGACGTGGGTCGAAGATCACCGACCAGGTCGCCACGATCATCGAGAACTACGCCATCCGCGAGCCCGGCGACCGCCCGCACAAGCTGTTCCTGCACTTCTTCGAATCCCCCGTGGAGATCCTCGGCGCCGACGGCAAGGTCGTCGGGCTGCGCACCGAACGCACCCAGCTCGACGGCACCGGCAACGTCAAGCCGACCGGCAAGATGACCGACTGGGATCTCGGAGCGGTCTACCGCGCCGTCGGGTACCTCTCGGACAACCTCCCGCAGATCCCGTTCGACGAGCAGGCCGGTGTCATCCCCAACGAGGCCGGCCGCATCTTCGATGACGGCGAGCACCTGGTCGGGCTCTACACGACCGGCTGGGTCAAGCGCGGACCCATCGGCCTGATCGGGCACACCAAGGGCGACGCGAACGAGACCGTCGAATGCATCCTCGACGACATGAAGGCCGACAACCTCAACGCCCCCGGATCACCGGAGGAGTCCGCGGTCATCGAGCTGCTCGAGTCGCGCAGCATCCCGTTCACCACCTGGGACGGCTGGTACCGACTCGACGAGCACGAGCGCGCACTCGGTGAGGCCGAGGGCCGCGAGCGCGTCAAGGTCGTCGAACGCGACGCCATGCTCGCCGCCGCCGAGCCCGACAAGGTCACCAAGGCCTGA
- a CDS encoding isochorismate synthase → MSFHLSRPHGSVRAGAPTAQFSSAADAVAAIAAGRASGRPMAVVGALSFDTAAPDALVAVDGLEHGDPSLPDAEPLSVPMTLTASVPTPEVHRERVAAVIDRIVAGAADKVVLARSIEMRADVDVDIDELVAALAAGNHEHNGFRVDLTPAGAGFAGHTLVGASPESLVRKIGDRVTCRPYAGSAPRSDDPDVDAARAAALLASAKDHYEHQIVVAYLTSVLAPLCTTLSVPDEPILLSTGEMWHLATPIEGVLRDPDVTSLDLAMQLHPTPAICGTPTEAARTMILETEEPRGFYAGAVGWCDTDGDGEWMVSIRCAEVFADRRTIRAWSGGGIVAQSDPAEELAETSAKFATVLRALGCPDLLT, encoded by the coding sequence GTGTCCTTCCACCTGTCCCGACCACATGGATCGGTCCGCGCGGGCGCGCCCACGGCGCAGTTCTCCTCTGCGGCCGACGCCGTCGCTGCGATCGCCGCGGGGCGCGCGTCTGGTCGCCCGATGGCGGTGGTCGGTGCGTTGTCGTTCGACACCGCCGCGCCCGACGCACTCGTCGCGGTCGATGGTCTCGAGCACGGCGATCCGTCGCTGCCCGACGCCGAGCCGTTGTCGGTGCCGATGACGCTGACCGCCTCGGTTCCCACGCCGGAGGTACACCGCGAGCGGGTCGCGGCCGTCATCGACCGCATCGTCGCCGGCGCGGCCGACAAGGTGGTGCTCGCGCGGTCGATCGAGATGCGGGCGGACGTCGATGTCGACATCGACGAGTTGGTCGCCGCGCTGGCCGCCGGCAACCACGAGCACAACGGTTTTCGCGTCGACCTCACCCCGGCAGGCGCAGGTTTCGCCGGACACACCCTGGTGGGCGCGAGCCCGGAGTCGTTGGTGCGCAAGATCGGTGACCGTGTGACGTGCCGGCCCTACGCCGGGTCGGCTCCCCGCTCTGACGATCCCGACGTCGACGCGGCTCGGGCGGCGGCACTGTTGGCGTCGGCCAAGGACCATTACGAACACCAGATCGTGGTCGCCTATCTGACGTCGGTGCTGGCTCCGCTGTGCACGACGTTGTCGGTGCCCGACGAGCCGATCCTGTTGAGCACCGGCGAGATGTGGCATCTCGCGACGCCGATCGAGGGGGTGTTGCGCGACCCGGACGTGACGTCGCTCGATCTGGCGATGCAGCTCCACCCGACCCCCGCGATCTGCGGCACCCCGACCGAGGCCGCGCGCACGATGATCCTCGAAACCGAGGAACCGCGTGGTTTCTATGCGGGCGCGGTCGGGTGGTGCGACACCGACGGCGACGGCGAGTGGATGGTCAGCATCCGATGTGCGGAGGTGTTCGCCGACCGACGGACGATCCGAGCGTGGTCGGGCGGCGGCATCGTCGCGCAGTCGGATCCGGCGGAGGAGTTGGCCGAGACGTCCGCGAAGTTCGCCACGGTACTGCGAGCACTGGGCTGCCCCGACCTGCTCACCTGA
- the alc gene encoding allantoicase, with product MPDLALRSLGGAAVWTNDDLFAEVENLITPAPAEYRPSTFGHRGQIYDGWETRRRRSPDGGAPEATAVDQAIVRLGVPGIIHGVVVDTSWFVGNYPPTVSVEAATVEGHPSADEVANSAQWQTIVERSEVGGDRHNPFAVESTDLFTHVRLSIYPDGGVARLRVHGRGVPDPAMLGHGSFDLAALENGGMITDCSNMFYGSPNNLLMPGRARSMGEGWETSRRRDDANDWVQVRLADEGVPGLVELDTSYFLGNAPGAARVQGRNAGGEWFDVLEHTVLQPDTRHRFVVEGVGPMTEARVDIYPDGGMARFRLFGALTDAGRDEVDRRWSSGDN from the coding sequence ATGCCCGACCTCGCGCTGCGAAGCCTCGGTGGGGCCGCGGTGTGGACCAATGACGACCTGTTCGCCGAGGTGGAGAACCTCATCACCCCGGCGCCGGCCGAGTACCGCCCCTCGACGTTCGGACACCGGGGTCAGATCTACGACGGGTGGGAGACACGTCGTCGGCGCTCCCCCGACGGTGGCGCGCCCGAGGCGACCGCAGTGGATCAGGCGATCGTGCGCCTGGGCGTCCCCGGGATCATCCACGGCGTCGTCGTGGACACCTCGTGGTTCGTCGGCAACTACCCGCCCACCGTCTCGGTCGAGGCCGCGACCGTCGAAGGCCACCCGAGCGCCGACGAGGTCGCGAACTCCGCGCAGTGGCAGACCATCGTCGAGCGCAGCGAGGTCGGCGGCGACCGGCACAATCCGTTCGCGGTCGAGTCGACGGACTTGTTCACCCACGTCCGGTTGTCCATCTATCCCGACGGCGGTGTCGCCCGGCTCCGCGTGCACGGCCGTGGCGTCCCCGACCCGGCCATGCTGGGGCACGGCAGTTTCGACCTGGCCGCACTCGAGAACGGCGGGATGATCACCGACTGTTCCAACATGTTCTACGGCTCACCGAACAACCTGTTGATGCCCGGTCGCGCGCGGTCGATGGGCGAGGGATGGGAGACCTCCCGGCGCCGCGACGACGCCAACGACTGGGTGCAGGTACGTCTGGCCGACGAGGGCGTCCCCGGTCTCGTCGAACTCGACACCAGTTACTTCCTCGGCAATGCGCCCGGGGCGGCCCGCGTGCAGGGGCGTAACGCCGGCGGCGAGTGGTTCGACGTGCTCGAACACACTGTGCTGCAACCCGACACACGTCACCGCTTCGTCGTCGAGGGCGTCGGCCCGATGACCGAGGCCCGGGTGGACATCTATCCCGACGGGGGCATGGCGCGGTTCCGACTGTTCGGCGCGCTCACCGACGCAGGACGGGACGAGGTCGACCGACGCTGGTCGTCGGGCGACAACTGA
- a CDS encoding rhodanese-like domain-containing protein, whose amino-acid sequence MSYAGDLSPQQAWDILAEDPNAVLVDVRTRAEWSYVGVPELSELGKEVVLIEWVSFPDGQRNQHFVEQLRDAGVTDDNQVLFLCRSGQRSVGAAQTATADGVAKAYNISEGFEGATDANGHRGVVGWKAQGLPWRQS is encoded by the coding sequence ATGAGTTACGCAGGCGATCTGTCACCCCAGCAGGCATGGGACATCCTCGCCGAGGACCCGAACGCGGTTCTCGTCGACGTCCGCACCCGTGCGGAATGGTCGTACGTCGGAGTCCCCGAGCTGTCCGAGCTCGGCAAGGAGGTGGTCCTCATCGAGTGGGTCAGCTTCCCCGACGGCCAACGCAACCAGCACTTCGTCGAGCAACTGCGCGACGCGGGCGTCACCGACGACAACCAGGTGCTGTTCCTGTGTCGGTCCGGTCAGCGCTCGGTCGGTGCGGCGCAGACCGCCACCGCCGACGGTGTCGCCAAGGCCTACAACATCAGCGAGGGCTTCGAGGGTGCCACCGACGCGAACGGACACCGCGGCGTCGTCGGTTGGAAGGCGCAGGGGCTGCCCTGGCGTCAGTCGTGA